A genome region from Macaca fascicularis isolate 582-1 chromosome 3, T2T-MFA8v1.1 includes the following:
- the PDK4 gene encoding pyruvate dehydrogenase kinase, isozyme 4 codes for MKAARFVLRSAGSLSGAGLVPREVEHFSRYSPSPLSMKQLLDFGSENACERTSFAFLRQELPVRLANILREIDILPTQLINTSSVQLVKSWYIQSLMDLVEFHEKSPDDQKALSDFVDTLIKVRNRHHNVVPTMAQGIIEYKDACTVDPVTNQNLQYFLDRFYMNRISTRMLMNQHILIFSDSQTGNPTHIGSIDPNCDVVAVVQDAFECSRMLCDQYYLTSPELKLTQVNGKFPDQPIHIVYVPSHLHHMLFELFKNAMRATVEHQENRPSLTPIEVIVVLGKEDLTIKISDRGGGVPLRIIDRLFSYTYSTAPTPVMDNSRNAPLAGFGYGLPISRLYAKYFQGDLNLYSLSGYGTDAIIYLKALSSESIEKLPVFNMSAFKHYQMSSEADDWCIPSREPKNLAKEAAM; via the exons ATGAAGGCGGCCCGTTTCGTGCTGCGCAGCGCTGGCTCACTCAGCGGTGCCGGCCTGGTGCCCCGAGAGGTCGAGCATTTCTCGCGCTACAGCCCCTCCCCGCTGTCCATGAAGCAGCTACTGGACTTTG GTTCAGAAAACGCATGTGAAAGAACTTCTTTTGCATTTTTGCGACAAGAATTGCCTGTGAGGCTCGCCAACATTCTGAGGGAAATTGATATCCTCCCGACCCAGTTAATAAATACCTCTTCAGTGCAATTAGTTAAAAGCTG GTATATACAGAGCCTGATGGATTTGGTGGAATTCCATGAGAAAAGCCCAGATGACCAGAAAGCATTATCAGA CTTTGTAGATACACTCATCAAAGTTCGAAATCGACACCATAATGTAGTCCCTACAATGGCACAAGGAATCATAGAGTATAAAGATGCCTGTACAGTTGACCCAGTCACCAATCAAAATcttcagtatttcttggatcGATTTTACATGAACCGTATTTCTACTCGGATGCTGATGAACCAGCACA tTCTTATATTTAGTGACTCACAGACAGGAAACCCAACCCACATTGGAAGCATTGATCCTAACTGTGATGTGGTAGCAGTGGTCCAAG ATGCCTTTGAGTGTTCAAGGATGCTCTGTGATCAGTATTATTTAACATCTCCAGAATTAAAGCTCACACAAGTGAATG gaaaaTTTCCCGACCAACCAATTCACATCGTGTATGTTCCTTCTCACCTCCATCATATGCTCTTTGAACTATTTAAG AATGCAATGCGGGCAACAGTTGAACACCAGGAAAATCGGCCTTCCCTTACACCAATTGAGGTGATTGTTGTCTTGGGAAAAGAAGACCTCACAATTAAG atttcAGACAGAGGAGGTGGTGTTCCCCTGAGAATTATTGACCGCCTCTTTAGTTATACATACTCCACTGCACCAACGCCTGTGATGGATAATTCCCGGAATGCTCCTTTG GCTGGTTTTGGTTACGGCTTGCCAATTTCTCGTCTCTATGCCAAGTACTTTCAAGGAGATCTGAATCTCTACTCTTTATCAGGATATGGAACAGATGCTATCATCTACTTAAAG GCTTTGTCTTCTGAGTCTATAGAAAAACTTCCAGTCTTTAACATGTCAGCCTTCAAACATTATCAGATGAGCTCTGAGGCTGATGACTGGTGTATCCCAAGCAGGGAACCAAAGAACCTGGCAAAAGAAGCGGCCATGTGA